One Globicephala melas chromosome 6, mGloMel1.2, whole genome shotgun sequence genomic window carries:
- the PRXL2C gene encoding peroxiredoxin-like 2C isoform X1, with product MQGAMAAPSVAPVTRQISGRAAPAAVPDPSGPESGQSLAAAVADLPVLDASGRRVLFGALFRERRAVVVFVRHFLCYICKEYVEDLAKIPKSFLQEANVTLIVIGQSSYHHIEPFCKLTGYSHEIYVDPEREIYKRLGMKRGEEIASSGQSPHIKSNILSGSIRSLWRAVTGPLFDFQGDPAQQGGTLILGPGNNIHFIHCDRNRLDHKPINSVLQLVGVQHVDFTSRPSVIHV from the exons ATGCAGGGCGCGATGGCCGCCCCATCCGTGGCCCCGGTCACGCGGCAGATCAGCGGCCGCGCCGCCCCAGCCGCAGTCCCAGACCCGAGCGGCCCCGAGAGCGGGCAGTCCCTGGCCGCCGCCGTGGCCGACCTGCCGGTGCTGGACGCCTCCGGGAGGCGGGTGCTGTTCGGCGCGCTGTTCCGGGAGCGCCGGGCTGTAGTGGTCTTCGTGCGG CATTTCCTGTGTTACATCTGCAAGGAATATGTAGAAGATCTGGCCAAAATCCCCAAGAGTTTCTTACAA GAAGCAAATGTCACTCTTATAGTGATTGGACAGTCATCCTACCATCATATTGAG ccTTTCTGTAAACTGACTGGGTATTCTCATGAAATCTATGTTGATCCTGAGAGAGAAATTTATAAAAGATTGGGAATGAAAAGAGGTGAAGAAATTGCCTCCTCAG GACAGAGCCCCcatataaaatcaaatatactctCAGGAAGCATTCGGAGCCTGTGGCGGGCAGTGACTGGCCCTCTTTTTGATTTTCAAGGAGATCCAGCTCAGCAAGGTGGAACACTCATTTTAGGTCCAG GTAACAACATCCATTTTATACACTGTGATAGGAATAGGTTGGATCACAAGCCCATCAACTCTGTTTTACAGCTTGTAGGAGTTCAGCACGTGGACTTTACAAGCAGACCTTCAGTTATCCATGTGTGA
- the PRXL2C gene encoding peroxiredoxin-like 2C isoform X3: MQGAMAAPSVAPVTRQISGRAAPAAVPDPSGPESGQSLAAAVADLPVLDASGRRVLFGALFRERRAVVVFVRHFLCYICKEYVEDLAKIPKSFLQEANVTLIVIGQSSYHHIEPFCKLTGYSHEIYVDPEREIYKRLGMKRGEEIASSGQSPHIKSNILSGSIRSLWRAVTGPLFDFQGDPAQQGGTLILGPDSFPI, from the exons ATGCAGGGCGCGATGGCCGCCCCATCCGTGGCCCCGGTCACGCGGCAGATCAGCGGCCGCGCCGCCCCAGCCGCAGTCCCAGACCCGAGCGGCCCCGAGAGCGGGCAGTCCCTGGCCGCCGCCGTGGCCGACCTGCCGGTGCTGGACGCCTCCGGGAGGCGGGTGCTGTTCGGCGCGCTGTTCCGGGAGCGCCGGGCTGTAGTGGTCTTCGTGCGG CATTTCCTGTGTTACATCTGCAAGGAATATGTAGAAGATCTGGCCAAAATCCCCAAGAGTTTCTTACAA GAAGCAAATGTCACTCTTATAGTGATTGGACAGTCATCCTACCATCATATTGAG ccTTTCTGTAAACTGACTGGGTATTCTCATGAAATCTATGTTGATCCTGAGAGAGAAATTTATAAAAGATTGGGAATGAAAAGAGGTGAAGAAATTGCCTCCTCAG GACAGAGCCCCcatataaaatcaaatatactctCAGGAAGCATTCGGAGCCTGTGGCGGGCAGTGACTGGCCCTCTTTTTGATTTTCAAGGAGATCCAGCTCAGCAAGGTGGAACACTCATTTTAGGTCCAG attcttttcccatatag
- the PRXL2C gene encoding peroxiredoxin-like 2C isoform X4, producing the protein MQGAMAAPSVAPVTRQISGRAAPAAVPDPSGPESGQSLAAAVADLPVLDASGRRVLFGALFRERRAVVVFVRHFLCYICKEYVEDLAKIPKSFLQEANVTLIVIGQSSYHHIEPFCKLTGYSHEIYVDPEREIYKRLGMKRGEEIASSGNNIHFIHCDRNRLDHKPINSVLQLVGVQHVDFTSRPSVIHV; encoded by the exons ATGCAGGGCGCGATGGCCGCCCCATCCGTGGCCCCGGTCACGCGGCAGATCAGCGGCCGCGCCGCCCCAGCCGCAGTCCCAGACCCGAGCGGCCCCGAGAGCGGGCAGTCCCTGGCCGCCGCCGTGGCCGACCTGCCGGTGCTGGACGCCTCCGGGAGGCGGGTGCTGTTCGGCGCGCTGTTCCGGGAGCGCCGGGCTGTAGTGGTCTTCGTGCGG CATTTCCTGTGTTACATCTGCAAGGAATATGTAGAAGATCTGGCCAAAATCCCCAAGAGTTTCTTACAA GAAGCAAATGTCACTCTTATAGTGATTGGACAGTCATCCTACCATCATATTGAG ccTTTCTGTAAACTGACTGGGTATTCTCATGAAATCTATGTTGATCCTGAGAGAGAAATTTATAAAAGATTGGGAATGAAAAGAGGTGAAGAAATTGCCTCCTCAG GTAACAACATCCATTTTATACACTGTGATAGGAATAGGTTGGATCACAAGCCCATCAACTCTGTTTTACAGCTTGTAGGAGTTCAGCACGTGGACTTTACAAGCAGACCTTCAGTTATCCATGTGTGA
- the PRXL2C gene encoding peroxiredoxin-like 2C isoform X2, whose translation MQGAMAAPSVAPVTRQISGRAAPAAVPDPSGPESGQSLAAAVADLPVLDASGRRVLFGALFRERRAVVVFVRHFLCYICKEYVEDLAKIPKSFLQEANVTLIVIGQSSYHHIEPFCKLTGYSHEIYVDPEREIYKRLGMKRGEEIASSGDPAQQGGTLILGPGNNIHFIHCDRNRLDHKPINSVLQLVGVQHVDFTSRPSVIHV comes from the exons ATGCAGGGCGCGATGGCCGCCCCATCCGTGGCCCCGGTCACGCGGCAGATCAGCGGCCGCGCCGCCCCAGCCGCAGTCCCAGACCCGAGCGGCCCCGAGAGCGGGCAGTCCCTGGCCGCCGCCGTGGCCGACCTGCCGGTGCTGGACGCCTCCGGGAGGCGGGTGCTGTTCGGCGCGCTGTTCCGGGAGCGCCGGGCTGTAGTGGTCTTCGTGCGG CATTTCCTGTGTTACATCTGCAAGGAATATGTAGAAGATCTGGCCAAAATCCCCAAGAGTTTCTTACAA GAAGCAAATGTCACTCTTATAGTGATTGGACAGTCATCCTACCATCATATTGAG ccTTTCTGTAAACTGACTGGGTATTCTCATGAAATCTATGTTGATCCTGAGAGAGAAATTTATAAAAGATTGGGAATGAAAAGAGGTGAAGAAATTGCCTCCTCAG GAGATCCAGCTCAGCAAGGTGGAACACTCATTTTAGGTCCAG GTAACAACATCCATTTTATACACTGTGATAGGAATAGGTTGGATCACAAGCCCATCAACTCTGTTTTACAGCTTGTAGGAGTTCAGCACGTGGACTTTACAAGCAGACCTTCAGTTATCCATGTGTGA